The following are from one region of the Rhizobium sullae genome:
- a CDS encoding paraquat-inducible protein A gives MRKLVGVRPVLLAAAPFFLALGLVLPLIRFEKLYFFNETPSLVEIVASLWSGGDIPLALVVGIVSVVLPILKIIGIAAEATAAGGGTGSWFYRYAVPYLSKWSMMDVLLVAIVIAAAKTTGLADAFTQPGLWCYAASTIISGLLHSLQGDAPGPK, from the coding sequence ATGAGAAAATTGGTGGGAGTCCGGCCGGTACTGCTTGCTGCAGCACCATTTTTCCTGGCGCTCGGGCTGGTCCTGCCTCTGATCCGATTCGAGAAACTCTACTTCTTCAATGAGACACCGTCGCTGGTGGAGATCGTCGCTTCGCTCTGGAGCGGAGGGGATATCCCGCTTGCGCTGGTCGTCGGGATCGTGTCGGTCGTATTGCCAATCCTGAAGATCATCGGCATCGCCGCCGAGGCGACGGCTGCCGGCGGCGGGACCGGCAGCTGGTTTTATCGCTACGCCGTGCCGTATCTGTCCAAGTGGTCGATGATGGACGTATTACTGGTGGCGATCGTGATTGCGGCGGCGAAGACGACGGGCCTGGCGGATGCTTTCACACAGCCCGGGCTCTGGTGCTACGCAGCGTCAACAATAATTTCGGGCCTTCTTCACTCCCTTCAGGGAGATGCGCCCGGCCCGAAATAA
- a CDS encoding GNAT family N-acetyltransferase produces MDIRNEDSASGGRYVAEVDGHEAEMSYSRTSPKLIIIDHTGVPDALRGKGIGQALALHAVEEARKGGWKIFPLCPFFKAQSQRHDDWRDVVN; encoded by the coding sequence ATGGATATTCGCAACGAAGACAGTGCCTCGGGCGGCCGCTATGTGGCCGAGGTCGACGGCCACGAGGCTGAAATGAGCTATTCCCGCACGTCGCCGAAGCTCATCATCATCGATCACACCGGCGTGCCGGATGCCCTTCGCGGCAAAGGCATCGGCCAGGCGCTTGCGCTTCACGCCGTCGAAGAGGCGCGAAAGGGCGGCTGGAAGATCTTTCCGCTCTGCCCGTTCTTCAAGGCGCAATCACAACGCCATGACGATTGGCGCGACGTGGTGAATTAA
- the ctrA gene encoding response regulator transcription factor CtrA, with the protein MRVLLIEDDSATAQSIELMLKSESFNVYTTDLGEEGVDLGKLYDYDIILLDLNLPDMSGYEVLRTLRLSKVKTPILILSGMAGIEDKVRGLGFGADDYMTKPFHKDELVARIHAIVRRSKGHAQSVIMTGELLVNLDAKTVEVGGQRVHLTGKEYQMLELLSLRKGTTLTKEMFLNHLYGGMDEPELKIIDVFICKLRKKLANAAGGANYIETVWGRGYVLREPDGAEYAETA; encoded by the coding sequence ATGCGGGTACTACTTATCGAAGACGACAGCGCGACAGCGCAGAGCATCGAACTGATGCTGAAATCCGAAAGTTTCAACGTCTACACCACCGATCTCGGTGAGGAAGGCGTCGATCTCGGCAAACTGTATGATTACGACATCATCCTTCTCGATCTGAACCTTCCCGACATGTCCGGATATGAAGTGCTCCGCACTCTCCGCCTGTCCAAGGTCAAGACACCAATCCTTATCCTCTCAGGTATGGCAGGTATTGAAGACAAGGTCCGCGGCCTTGGCTTCGGCGCCGACGACTACATGACCAAGCCGTTCCACAAGGACGAACTGGTCGCCCGCATCCACGCGATCGTCCGCCGCTCCAAGGGCCACGCCCAGTCGGTCATCATGACCGGTGAGCTGCTCGTCAATCTCGACGCCAAGACCGTTGAGGTCGGTGGCCAGCGCGTTCACCTGACCGGCAAGGAATATCAGATGCTGGAGCTGCTTTCGCTCCGCAAGGGCACGACGCTCACCAAGGAAATGTTCCTCAACCACCTTTACGGCGGCATGGACGAGCCGGAACTGAAGATCATCGACGTCTTCATCTGCAAGCTGCGCAAGAAGCTCGCAAACGCTGCCGGCGGCGCAAACTATATCGAGACCGTCTGGGGCCGTGGCTATGTTCTGCGCGAACCGGACGGCGCCGAATATGCCGAAACCGCTTGA
- a CDS encoding response regulator, with amino-acid sequence MQRFMITDSSDVVRKVGKRILSELDFLVSEASNASEALSRCQAELPEYMIVDSGMDGALELISAIRTMEGGKEVKIYYCVIEADLKKLMMGKRAGATDFLLKPFDRKILTAVFGNRAIAA; translated from the coding sequence ATGCAGCGGTTCATGATCACTGATAGTTCGGATGTCGTCCGCAAGGTCGGAAAACGCATCCTTTCCGAACTCGATTTCCTTGTCAGTGAGGCGTCCAATGCAAGCGAAGCGCTTTCGCGCTGCCAGGCCGAGCTTCCGGAATATATGATCGTCGATTCCGGCATGGACGGCGCGCTCGAACTGATTTCCGCCATCCGGACGATGGAAGGCGGCAAGGAGGTCAAGATCTACTACTGCGTGATCGAGGCCGATCTCAAGAAGCTGATGATGGGCAAGCGGGCAGGGGCTACCGACTTCCTGCTCAAACCCTTCGACCGCAAGATCCTGACGGCCGTTTTCGGCAACCGTGCCATCGCTGCCTGA
- the chpT gene encoding histidine phosphotransferase ChpT: MMSKNPNLTLTGPDLAALLCSRVCHDVISPVGAINNGLELLDEGGADSDAMDLIRTSALNASVRLKFARLAFGASGSVGASIDTGEAERAAKDFAVAEKKTEVIWNGPRAIVAKNRVKLLLNLFLVAYSSIPRGGTLELTLENPEFDAKFKIVARGKLMRVPAKFVEITSGQVEEAIDAHSIQPYYTVLLAEECGMELGHSATGEEIIFTAESVSV, from the coding sequence ATGATGTCCAAGAACCCCAATCTTACATTGACCGGCCCGGATCTGGCCGCGCTACTTTGCAGCCGTGTTTGCCATGACGTCATCTCGCCCGTCGGCGCGATCAACAACGGCCTCGAACTGCTGGATGAAGGCGGCGCCGATTCGGACGCCATGGACCTCATCCGCACGAGCGCGCTCAATGCCTCGGTCCGCCTGAAATTTGCACGCCTGGCATTCGGAGCTTCCGGTTCGGTCGGCGCTTCGATCGATACCGGCGAAGCTGAGCGTGCTGCAAAGGATTTCGCGGTCGCCGAAAAGAAGACCGAAGTGATCTGGAACGGGCCGCGCGCGATCGTCGCGAAGAACCGGGTCAAGTTGTTGCTCAATCTTTTCCTTGTGGCCTATTCCTCGATCCCGCGCGGCGGCACGTTGGAACTAACACTTGAGAATCCGGAGTTCGACGCGAAGTTCAAGATCGTCGCCAGGGGCAAGCTGATGCGCGTGCCGGCGAAGTTCGTGGAAATCACATCCGGCCAAGTCGAGGAGGCGATCGATGCGCATTCGATCCAGCCTTACTACACGGTCCTGCTTGCCGAAGAGTGCGGCATGGAGCTTGGCCACAGCGCGACGGGCGAAGAAATTATCTTCACCGCTGAGTCCGTTTCCGTCTAG
- a CDS encoding DUF1134 domain-containing protein, whose amino-acid sequence MRLQFPGRFMGFCRLLVALTISAFMLSPHQVAAQQQANNGQYTMQEIVDAGHSFFGSTSGGLAKVVEAAFQKYGLPNGYVLGQEGSGAFIAGLTYGEGQLNTKNAGAHPLYWQGPSLGIDYGGQGTRVMMLVYDLPSIDSIYARFGGVSGQAFVIAGFGMTLLKNNNVLVVPIRTGVGARLGVNVGYLKITPGPTWNPF is encoded by the coding sequence ATGCGCCTTCAATTCCCCGGAAGATTTATGGGCTTTTGCCGGCTCCTCGTCGCGCTGACCATTTCCGCATTTATGCTCTCCCCACACCAGGTAGCCGCGCAGCAGCAAGCCAACAACGGCCAGTATACGATGCAGGAGATCGTCGATGCCGGCCACTCCTTCTTCGGCTCGACCAGCGGCGGACTGGCCAAGGTCGTCGAAGCAGCCTTCCAGAAATACGGCTTGCCGAACGGTTACGTTCTGGGACAGGAAGGGTCCGGCGCCTTCATCGCCGGCCTGACCTACGGCGAAGGTCAGCTCAACACCAAGAACGCCGGCGCACATCCCCTTTACTGGCAGGGTCCGTCCCTCGGTATCGACTACGGCGGCCAGGGCACGCGCGTCATGATGCTGGTCTACGACCTGCCGTCAATCGACAGCATCTATGCCCGCTTCGGCGGTGTCAGCGGCCAGGCCTTCGTCATCGCCGGCTTCGGCATGACGCTGCTGAAGAACAACAATGTTTTGGTGGTTCCGATCCGCACCGGGGTCGGCGCCCGTCTCGGCGTCAACGTCGGCTATCTGAAAATCACGCCAGGCCCGACCTGGAACCCCTTCTGA
- a CDS encoding TrmH family RNA methyltransferase — protein MVAAPITIESADDPRIAEFRAIRERDLTGRQNRFIAEGTVVLRMLAEAHAARSGFEAEKILLLRNRADGVSDILARFPDDVPVYVAEADVLDGIVGFHLHRGVLALGRRIPGSKSLLDSLPDRALVLVGCGISNHDNAGSMFRNAAAFNADAIFLDETSCDPLYRKAMRVSVGSVLSVPYQRSGSALDILTALAERGFDIWTLSPRGATDIRAIPPSDRMALVVGTEGEGLPEAILLRFRSARIPQSTGLDSLNVATATGIALFAMASVAGRL, from the coding sequence ATGGTCGCCGCGCCGATCACGATCGAAAGCGCTGATGATCCGCGCATTGCGGAATTCCGCGCGATCCGCGAGCGCGACCTGACAGGCAGACAGAACCGCTTCATCGCCGAAGGAACTGTCGTGCTGCGCATGCTGGCCGAAGCCCATGCCGCAAGAAGTGGTTTCGAGGCGGAGAAGATCCTGCTGCTGCGAAATCGGGCCGACGGGGTGTCCGACATCCTGGCACGCTTCCCGGACGACGTTCCGGTCTACGTCGCCGAGGCGGATGTTCTCGACGGAATCGTCGGCTTCCATCTGCATCGCGGCGTGCTGGCGCTCGGCCGACGCATCCCGGGCAGCAAGAGCTTGCTCGATAGCCTGCCGGACCGCGCACTCGTGCTCGTCGGCTGCGGCATTTCCAATCACGACAATGCAGGCTCGATGTTCCGCAATGCGGCCGCCTTCAACGCGGACGCCATCTTTCTCGACGAGACGTCCTGCGACCCGCTGTACCGGAAGGCGATGCGCGTTTCCGTGGGGTCCGTGCTGAGCGTTCCCTATCAGCGGAGCGGTTCCGCCCTTGATATCCTCACCGCGCTCGCCGAACGTGGCTTCGATATCTGGACGCTGTCGCCGCGCGGCGCGACGGACATCCGGGCGATACCGCCTTCGGATCGTATGGCGCTGGTGGTCGGTACGGAAGGAGAAGGGCTGCCGGAAGCGATCCTGTTGCGCTTCCGGAGCGCACGCATTCCGCAATCTACCGGCCTCGACAGCCTCAATGTCGCGACGGCGACCGGCATTGCTTTATTCGCGATGGCGTCCGTAGCTGGCCGTCTCTGA
- a CDS encoding RluA family pseudouridine synthase: MSDPFKQASGIRKVLTADENAEGRLDAWLTAQLGEEFSRSRVKVLIKDGQLLVNGAVALDPQKKVRPGDNYEILLPEPEDPTPKGEDIPLDILYEDDHLIVISKPAGMVVHPAAGNWTGTLVNALIHHCGDSLSGIGGVRRPGIVHRLDKDTTGVMVVAKNDIAHRHLSLQFADHGRTMPLERAYQAIVWGRPRSLSGTINVPLGRSTGDRTRRSVKRADSQDADEAITHYEVLERFHENSDATALASLVECHLETGRTHQIRVHMAHIGHPLLGDTVYGAHLRTKANLLPDEARKVVNRFGRQALHAYMLQFEHPRTGELMHFEVPLPEDMVELAEALRR; encoded by the coding sequence TTGAGCGACCCCTTTAAACAAGCATCAGGTATTAGGAAAGTCCTGACTGCCGATGAGAATGCCGAAGGCCGCCTCGATGCCTGGCTGACGGCTCAACTCGGCGAAGAATTTTCCCGCAGCCGCGTCAAGGTGTTGATCAAGGACGGTCAGTTGCTCGTGAACGGCGCAGTCGCCCTCGATCCGCAAAAGAAGGTGCGCCCCGGCGACAATTACGAAATCCTGCTGCCAGAGCCGGAAGACCCGACCCCGAAGGGCGAGGATATCCCGCTCGACATCCTTTACGAGGACGACCACCTCATCGTCATCTCGAAACCGGCCGGCATGGTCGTCCATCCCGCCGCCGGAAACTGGACGGGCACCCTCGTCAACGCGCTGATCCACCACTGCGGCGACAGCCTCTCGGGCATTGGCGGCGTCCGGCGGCCCGGCATTGTGCACCGGCTCGACAAGGATACGACCGGCGTGATGGTCGTCGCCAAGAACGACATCGCCCACCGCCACCTGTCGCTGCAGTTTGCCGACCACGGCCGCACCATGCCGCTCGAACGCGCCTACCAGGCGATCGTCTGGGGCCGGCCGCGCTCGCTCTCAGGCACGATCAATGTGCCGCTCGGCCGCTCCACTGGCGACCGCACGCGCCGCTCGGTCAAACGTGCCGACAGCCAGGATGCCGACGAGGCCATCACACATTACGAAGTGCTGGAACGCTTCCACGAGAACTCGGATGCTACAGCGCTTGCTTCGCTGGTGGAGTGCCACCTGGAAACCGGCCGTACCCATCAGATTCGCGTCCATATGGCCCATATCGGGCATCCACTGCTTGGCGACACCGTCTATGGCGCGCATCTGAGAACCAAGGCCAATCTGCTGCCGGATGAAGCCCGCAAAGTCGTCAACCGTTTCGGCCGACAGGCGCTCCATGCCTATATGCTGCAGTTCGAGCATCCCCGCACCGGCGAGCTTATGCACTTCGAAGTGCCGCTTCCCGAAGATATGGTGGAACTCGCAGAGGCGCTTCGCCGTTAG